One genomic segment of Luteimonas galliterrae includes these proteins:
- the clpA gene encoding ATP-dependent Clp protease ATP-binding subunit ClpA translates to MFSKDLEHTIGQCYKRAREARHEYMTVEHLLLALLDNPSAEAVLKACSADFPRLRSELDQAIDTSVAKLTDDDGRDTQPTLGFQRVLQRAVYHVQSSGKKEVTGANVLVAIYGEKDSHAVYFLNQQDVTRLDVVNYLSHGIAKLGEDESAQSGEDQAKGGEGEGEHKGDALSEFASDLNQLARDGKIDPLVGRADEVERTIQVLCRRRKNNPLYVGEAGVGKTALAEGLAKRIVEGNVPEVLADATIYALDLGALVAGTKYRGDFEKRLKAVLAQLKKHPGAILFIDEIHTIIGAGSASGGTMDASNLIKPMLASGELRCIGSTTFQEYRGIFEKDRALARRFQKIDIVEPTVGETVEILQGLKPRYEQHHGVSYADDAIKAAVDLSVKHIGDRLLPDKAIDVIDEAGARQRLLPEDVRKQIIDVEEIETIVAKMARIPAKQVSASDKDVLLHLERNLKMVIFGQDPAIETLTSAIKLARSGLGNPDKPIGNFLFAGPTGVGKTEVTKQLALQLGIELVRFDMSEYMEPHSVSRLIGAPPGYVGFDQGGLLTEKIVKTPHCVLLLDEVEKAHPDIFNILLQVMDRGILTDTNGREANFKNVILVMTTNAGAAQAARRTIGFTQQDHSTDAMEVIRRSFTPEFRNRLDAVVQFQALGFDHILRVVDKFLIELEMQLHDKNVSLSATPAARDWLAQHGFDPLMGARPMARVIQDKIKRALADELLFGKLAGGGKVSIDVRDGEIVVDAQAEPEKLLPATVR, encoded by the coding sequence ATGTTCTCGAAAGACCTCGAACACACCATCGGCCAGTGCTACAAGCGCGCCCGCGAGGCGCGCCACGAGTACATGACGGTCGAACACCTGCTGCTGGCCCTGCTGGACAATCCCTCCGCCGAAGCGGTGCTGAAAGCCTGCAGCGCCGATTTCCCGCGCCTGCGCAGCGAACTGGACCAAGCCATCGACACTTCGGTCGCCAAGCTGACCGACGACGACGGCCGCGACACCCAGCCCACGCTGGGCTTCCAGCGCGTGCTGCAGCGCGCCGTCTACCACGTGCAGTCCTCGGGCAAGAAGGAAGTCACCGGCGCCAACGTGCTGGTGGCCATTTACGGCGAGAAGGATTCGCACGCGGTCTATTTCCTCAACCAGCAGGACGTGACCCGGCTGGACGTGGTCAATTACCTGTCGCACGGCATCGCCAAGCTCGGCGAGGACGAGTCCGCGCAGAGCGGCGAAGACCAGGCCAAAGGCGGGGAAGGCGAGGGCGAGCACAAGGGCGATGCCCTGAGCGAATTCGCCAGCGACCTCAACCAGCTGGCCCGCGACGGCAAGATCGATCCCCTGGTCGGCCGCGCCGACGAAGTGGAACGCACCATCCAGGTGCTCTGCCGCCGGCGCAAGAACAACCCGCTGTACGTCGGCGAAGCCGGCGTCGGCAAGACCGCGCTGGCCGAGGGCCTGGCCAAGCGCATCGTCGAAGGCAACGTGCCCGAAGTGCTGGCCGACGCCACCATCTATGCCCTGGACCTGGGCGCGCTGGTCGCCGGCACCAAGTACCGCGGCGATTTCGAGAAGCGGCTCAAGGCTGTGCTCGCGCAATTGAAGAAGCACCCGGGCGCGATCCTGTTCATCGACGAGATCCACACCATCATCGGCGCCGGTTCCGCTTCGGGCGGCACCATGGACGCCAGCAACCTGATCAAGCCGATGCTGGCTTCGGGCGAGCTGCGCTGCATCGGCTCGACCACGTTCCAGGAATACCGCGGCATCTTCGAGAAGGACCGCGCCCTGGCGCGCCGCTTCCAGAAGATCGACATCGTCGAACCGACGGTGGGCGAGACCGTGGAGATCCTGCAAGGCCTCAAGCCGCGCTACGAACAGCACCACGGCGTCAGCTACGCCGACGATGCGATCAAGGCCGCGGTCGACCTGTCGGTGAAACACATCGGCGACCGTTTGTTGCCCGACAAGGCCATCGACGTGATCGACGAAGCCGGCGCGCGCCAGCGCCTGCTGCCCGAGGACGTGCGCAAGCAGATCATCGACGTCGAAGAGATCGAGACCATCGTCGCCAAGATGGCGCGCATCCCGGCCAAGCAGGTCAGCGCTTCCGACAAGGACGTATTGCTGCACCTGGAGCGCAACCTGAAGATGGTGATCTTCGGCCAGGATCCGGCGATCGAAACGCTGACGTCGGCCATCAAGCTCGCCCGTTCCGGTTTGGGCAACCCCGACAAGCCGATCGGCAACTTCCTGTTCGCCGGCCCCACCGGCGTGGGCAAGACCGAGGTGACCAAACAACTCGCGCTGCAGTTGGGCATCGAGCTGGTCCGCTTCGACATGAGCGAATACATGGAGCCGCATTCGGTCAGCCGTCTGATCGGCGCGCCTCCGGGCTACGTCGGATTCGACCAAGGCGGCCTGCTGACCGAGAAGATCGTCAAGACGCCGCACTGCGTGCTGCTGCTGGACGAGGTGGAGAAAGCGCATCCGGACATCTTCAACATCCTGTTGCAGGTGATGGACCGCGGCATCCTGACCGATACCAACGGCCGCGAAGCCAACTTCAAGAACGTGATCCTGGTGATGACGACCAACGCCGGCGCCGCGCAGGCCGCACGCCGGACGATCGGCTTCACCCAGCAAGACCACAGCACCGACGCGATGGAAGTGATCCGCCGCAGCTTCACCCCGGAATTCCGCAACCGCCTCGATGCGGTGGTGCAGTTCCAGGCGCTGGGCTTCGACCACATCCTGCGCGTGGTGGACAAGTTCCTGATCGAGCTGGAGATGCAACTGCACGACAAGAACGTGTCGCTGTCGGCCACCCCGGCCGCGCGCGACTGGCTGGCCCAGCACGGCTTCGATCCGCTGATGGGCGCCCGCCCGATGGCCCGCGTCATCCAGGACAAGATCAAGCGCGCGCTGGCCGACGAACTGCTGTTCGGCAAGCTCGCCGGCGGCGGCAAGGTCAGCATCGACGTGCGCGACGGAGAGATCGTGGTCGATGCACAGGCCGAGCCGGAGAAGTTGTTGCCGGCGACGGTGAGGTAA
- the mnmA gene encoding tRNA 2-thiouridine(34) synthase MnmA: protein MSAPRTIVGVSGGVDSSVAALLLRDRALAHPDETVAGLFMQNWADDGSGDCRAEDDRKDAVAVCGRLGLPIHFRDFSREYWDGVFSHFLAEYAAGRTPNPDVLCNREIKFKHFLDAARDLGAERIATGHYARVEKRDGRWALLRAVDSGKDQSYFLHQLGQAQLSATEFPLGGMLKRDVRALAAQAALPTAEKKDSTGICFIGERDFREFLSRYLPAREGEIRTPDGRAVGTHAGVFYFTLGQREGLNIGGVRGFEAAPWYVVGKDVANNVLYVDQGIDNAWLQSRNLWSEGAHWIAGHPPAQRFACTAQTRYRQAAEACEVTVRDDGTLQARFARDQRAVTPGQSLVLYEGDACLGGAVIAATDAPLELRLHAHTERNYAA from the coding sequence ATGAGCGCGCCCCGGACCATCGTCGGCGTTTCCGGCGGCGTCGACTCTTCGGTCGCCGCGCTGCTGCTGCGCGACCGCGCCCTCGCCCATCCGGACGAGACGGTGGCCGGCCTGTTCATGCAGAACTGGGCCGACGACGGCAGCGGCGACTGCCGCGCCGAAGACGACCGCAAGGACGCCGTCGCGGTCTGCGGCCGGCTCGGGTTGCCGATCCATTTCCGCGATTTTTCGCGCGAGTACTGGGACGGCGTGTTCTCGCACTTCCTGGCCGAATACGCCGCCGGGCGCACGCCCAATCCTGACGTGCTGTGCAACCGCGAGATCAAGTTCAAGCATTTCCTGGATGCGGCGCGCGACCTGGGCGCCGAGCGCATCGCCACCGGCCATTACGCGCGGGTCGAAAAGCGCGACGGCCGCTGGGCGCTGCTGCGGGCGGTCGACAGCGGCAAGGACCAGAGCTATTTCCTGCACCAGCTCGGACAGGCGCAATTGTCGGCTACCGAGTTTCCGCTCGGCGGCATGCTCAAGCGCGATGTGCGCGCCCTCGCCGCCCAAGCCGCGCTGCCGACGGCGGAGAAGAAGGATTCCACCGGGATCTGCTTCATCGGCGAACGCGATTTCCGCGAATTCCTGTCGCGCTACCTGCCTGCCCGCGAAGGCGAAATCCGCACGCCCGACGGCCGCGCCGTCGGCACGCATGCCGGCGTCTTCTATTTCACCCTCGGCCAGCGCGAGGGGCTGAATATCGGCGGCGTGCGCGGTTTCGAAGCTGCGCCCTGGTATGTGGTCGGCAAGGACGTGGCGAACAACGTGCTGTACGTCGACCAGGGCATCGACAATGCGTGGCTGCAGTCGCGCAACCTGTGGTCGGAAGGCGCGCACTGGATCGCCGGCCACCCGCCGGCGCAACGCTTCGCCTGCACCGCGCAGACGCGTTACCGGCAGGCGGCGGAAGCCTGCGAGGTGACCGTGCGCGACGACGGCACGCTGCAGGCGCGTTTCGCGCGCGACCAGCGCGCCGTCACCCCCGGCCAGTCGCTGGTGCTGTACGAAGGCGATGCCTGCCTCGGCGGCGCGGTGATCGCCGCCACCGATGCGCCGTTGGAACTCAGGCTGCACGCTCACACGGAAAGGAATTACGCAGCATGA
- the clpS gene encoding ATP-dependent Clp protease adapter ClpS has translation MAKKTDQDRDHGAIVETAKPETARPPLYSVLLLNDDYTPMDFVVEVLVSFFSLSLDKATQIMLHVHTRGRGVCGVYTREVAESKVAQVNEFSRMHQHPLLCTMEKA, from the coding sequence ATGGCAAAGAAAACCGATCAAGACCGCGACCACGGCGCCATCGTCGAGACGGCCAAGCCCGAAACGGCCCGGCCGCCGCTGTATTCCGTCCTATTGCTGAACGACGACTACACGCCGATGGATTTCGTGGTGGAAGTGCTGGTGAGCTTCTTCTCGCTCAGCCTGGATAAAGCCACCCAGATCATGCTGCACGTGCATACCCGCGGCCGCGGCGTTTGCGGCGTCTACACCCGGGAAGTGGCAGAGTCGAAGGTGGCCCAAGTTAACGAGTTCTCCCGTATGCATCAGCATCCCCTCCTGTGCACGATGGAAAAAGCCTAG
- the hflD gene encoding high frequency lysogenization protein HflD → MNPAMQERILALAGLAQALQQVRRIAETGQSDASVVATAIDSVFRIDAESPLAVYGDASSLQPGLRLVREYLGSGSEDPLLPKLALAVLQIERSFVGDAEAVNQVQRGIASLAPAAERLGSAHPDILAGLGSLYAGTISQLRPRVMVQGNPHYLGQAGVVAEIRSILLAALRSAVLWRQLGGSFWDFFLRRREMLEAAGG, encoded by the coding sequence ATGAACCCGGCGATGCAGGAACGGATATTGGCCCTGGCGGGCTTGGCGCAGGCGCTGCAGCAGGTGCGCCGGATCGCCGAAACCGGACAATCGGATGCGAGCGTGGTGGCTACGGCCATCGACTCGGTGTTCCGGATCGATGCCGAATCGCCGCTGGCGGTCTACGGCGACGCGTCCTCACTGCAGCCCGGTTTGCGGCTGGTGCGCGAGTACCTGGGCAGCGGCAGCGAAGATCCGCTGCTGCCCAAGCTGGCGCTGGCAGTGCTGCAGATCGAGCGCAGCTTCGTCGGCGACGCCGAAGCGGTGAATCAGGTGCAGCGCGGCATCGCCTCGCTGGCGCCGGCGGCCGAGCGGCTGGGAAGCGCGCATCCGGACATCCTGGCCGGGCTGGGCAGCCTTTATGCCGGCACTATCAGCCAGTTGCGCCCACGGGTGATGGTGCAAGGCAATCCGCACTATCTCGGCCAGGCCGGAGTCGTGGCTGAAATCCGCTCGATCCTGCTCGCCGCGCTGCGCTCGGCGGTGCTGTGGCGGCAGTTGGGCGGCAGTTTCTGGGATTTTTTCCTGCGCCGCAGGGAGATGCTGGAAGCCGCTGGCGGCTAA
- a CDS encoding NUDIX hydrolase, whose amino-acid sequence MSYREGRFWQPDVTVATVVVRDGRLLCVEERVNGSLVLNQPAGHLEPDESLEHAALRETREETGWDVRLTAFIGAYQWKAPETQRHYLRFAFAADTVFHDPQRSLDEGIVRALWLTPDELQAAQPRHRSPLVWRAVTDYLAGRRYPLALAQHLA is encoded by the coding sequence ATGAGCTATCGCGAGGGCCGCTTCTGGCAGCCCGATGTGACCGTGGCCACGGTGGTGGTGCGCGACGGACGCCTGCTGTGCGTCGAGGAAAGGGTCAACGGCAGCCTGGTGCTCAACCAGCCGGCCGGCCATCTGGAACCGGACGAAAGCCTGGAGCATGCCGCCTTGCGCGAAACGCGCGAAGAAACCGGCTGGGACGTGCGCCTGACGGCCTTCATCGGCGCCTACCAGTGGAAGGCGCCGGAAACCCAGCGTCATTACCTGCGCTTCGCTTTCGCGGCGGACACTGTGTTCCACGATCCGCAACGATCGCTGGACGAAGGCATCGTGCGCGCGCTTTGGCTCACCCCCGACGAACTGCAGGCCGCACAGCCGCGCCACCGCAGCCCGCTGGTCTGGCGCGCGGTGACCGACTACCTGGCCGGACGGCGCTATCCGCTGGCCCTGGCCCAGCACTTGGCATGA